A stretch of the Porifericola rhodea genome encodes the following:
- a CDS encoding trans-sulfuration enzyme family protein: protein MADKKRHFETSAIRTQTDRSQHREHSVPIYATSSFVFEDAEQARAMFADEIQGNIYTRFSNPNNDEFINKLCALEGAEAGIATASGMAAMFISIASFVKTGDHILASRSLFGSTHQILTQLLPRWGITHTYVDIHQPEQWEQHIQPNTKMIFVETPSNPGLDLLDLEWLGQLAKKHQLLLNVDNCFATPYIQNPISWGADIVTHSVTKFIDGQGRTVGGAVLGRQELIKEVKFMARHTGPAMSPFNGWILSKSLETLAVRMEKHCSNALELASWLEKLSEVESVKYPFLPSHPQHELAKKQMRLGGGILTFELKGGIDRGRKFLNALEMLSFTANLGDTRTICTHPASTTHSKLSDEERAVVGITPGLIRLSVGLEHVEDIKSDLMQAIEKSS from the coding sequence ATGGCAGATAAAAAGCGTCATTTTGAGACCTCAGCCATAAGAACTCAGACCGACAGATCTCAACACAGAGAACATAGTGTACCTATTTATGCCACTTCCAGCTTCGTTTTTGAAGATGCTGAGCAGGCTCGTGCCATGTTTGCCGATGAGATTCAGGGAAATATTTACACACGCTTCTCTAACCCTAATAATGATGAGTTTATAAACAAACTCTGCGCACTGGAAGGAGCAGAAGCAGGTATTGCTACCGCCTCTGGTATGGCAGCTATGTTTATTAGCATTGCCTCTTTTGTTAAAACTGGCGATCATATATTAGCTTCCCGTTCACTTTTTGGATCTACCCATCAGATACTGACACAGCTACTACCTCGCTGGGGTATTACACATACTTACGTGGATATTCATCAGCCTGAGCAGTGGGAGCAGCATATTCAGCCTAATACCAAAATGATCTTTGTGGAAACGCCTTCTAATCCCGGACTAGACCTACTAGACCTGGAGTGGTTGGGCCAACTGGCAAAAAAGCATCAGCTTCTGCTCAATGTAGATAATTGCTTTGCAACGCCTTATATACAAAACCCTATTTCGTGGGGTGCGGATATTGTAACTCATTCAGTTACCAAATTTATTGACGGGCAAGGTAGAACAGTTGGAGGAGCAGTATTAGGCAGGCAAGAACTGATAAAAGAAGTTAAATTCATGGCCCGCCATACAGGACCGGCTATGTCGCCCTTCAATGGGTGGATTCTTTCTAAAAGTTTGGAGACACTAGCTGTACGTATGGAAAAACACTGCTCTAATGCTTTAGAGCTTGCTAGCTGGCTGGAAAAACTAAGCGAGGTAGAAAGTGTAAAGTATCCCTTCTTGCCTTCTCACCCTCAACATGAACTAGCCAAAAAACAGATGCGGCTGGGTGGTGGCATACTTACATTTGAGCTTAAAGGTGGTATTGATAGAGGAAGGAAGTTTTTAAATGCTTTAGAGATGCTCTCGTTTACCGCTAACCTTGGTGATACCAGAACCATTTGTACACATCCTGCTTCTACGACTCACTCCAAATTATCAGATGAAGAGAGGGCCGTTGTGGGTATTACGCCAGGGCTAATTCGCCTTTCTGTAGGACTGGAGCATGTAGAAGATATTAAATCTGACTTAATGCAGGCGATAGAAAAGTCATCTTAA
- a CDS encoding OsmC family protein has product MQIKIKRLNDAFHMEATNEDNVSIHMDSSPDVGGENKGMRPMQLLLSGLGGCSTIDILDILKKQRQKVKDIEVNVSATRYEGEVPSLFKTIHVEYTLYGDLDENKVKRAVDLSLDKYCSVAKILEKTAEITSSFQVKS; this is encoded by the coding sequence ATGCAGATAAAAATCAAAAGGCTTAATGATGCTTTTCATATGGAAGCGACAAACGAAGACAATGTCAGCATACATATGGACTCAAGCCCGGATGTAGGGGGAGAGAATAAAGGCATGCGCCCTATGCAGTTGCTACTTTCCGGACTTGGTGGTTGTAGCACTATAGATATATTAGATATACTAAAAAAACAGAGACAGAAGGTTAAAGACATAGAGGTAAACGTAAGCGCCACTCGCTACGAGGGAGAAGTCCCCTCTTTATTTAAAACCATTCATGTGGAATATACTCTTTACGGTGACCTTGATGAAAATAAGGTAAAAAGAGCGGTAGACTTATCCCTGGATAAGTATTGTTCTGTAGCCAAAATTTTAGAAAAGACTGCCGAAATCACTTCTAGTTTTCAGGTAAAATCCTAA
- a CDS encoding rhodanese-like domain-containing protein: protein MKEITVQELKKMQDSNEGFQFIDVREPYEYEEANLGAELIPLGDVPDSVDKFKRDQKVVVHCRSGKRSANAIKYLEEKHQYDNLYNLKGGILAYQQEIDE, encoded by the coding sequence ATGAAAGAAATCACTGTCCAAGAATTAAAAAAAATGCAGGATAGCAATGAGGGTTTTCAGTTCATTGATGTGCGTGAACCTTATGAATACGAAGAAGCTAACCTGGGCGCTGAACTCATTCCACTGGGCGATGTACCTGATAGTGTGGACAAGTTTAAGCGTGATCAGAAGGTAGTAGTACATTGCCGTAGTGGTAAGCGTAGTGCTAACGCAATCAAGTATCTGGAAGAAAAACACCAGTACGATAATTTATATAACCTAAAGGGAGGAATTCTTGCTTATCAGCAGGAGATAGATGAGTAA
- a CDS encoding translocation/assembly module TamB domain-containing protein, protein MSLFVLLSLLVITIQIPYVQTRIVNRLTKEITEKTGFRTEIDKVNIKWFDTIVLDEVLVVDDDDIPMIFVDEIAIDFDIRTLIDGRNIYLSEAHLQGGQVNLIKSEKDSTLNMTRFIENVRSIFKKRGSKQSTEPPVFTISDVHLRQMKFSYSDLAKSPITDAFDYNHFELQEIQGDVEDFRVVSDTLELMVNHLQCIEPVHQFKVHDFIGFYRYTNQSMTFQNFDLYAGSSTIRDSVVFHYDNKEDLSYFNDSITINASLKQTEVYSGDLALFTPFMGRFEEFYTVSGEFDGQVSNFSVKNFILDYGARSHLAGEVSFDGLPNIKETFIDLSLKDALIDTRDLKQYINNQEAFENVRKFGDVSFRGDFLGFPNDFVANGEAETDLGGIVSDINLKVDKTPIYSGSLALNDFKLGVFSPEPGLLNQTTFKGTINGEGLSVDDANFKLDARFKYLDVNRYRYKNINTNARFAKSLFEGKLKIKDPNLKFALNGTVDLRGSRENIILDAQLDTAFLKPLNLSDEELFFSTKLSTNTKGFKVDDLVGNASFSQLFVSYQDRNVLIDTLSFISAKGDQERTFRLYSDKLDASLSGNYDFSVLGKDIKELIQEYKLIFYNDAERLQAFYKDKKVKNVEDYKDERYELYYSFSMEDVNPLIQLFDPKISISNHTQLDGKFTGGYTNIISLHSKIDSIWYDNSLMLENQIDITTSKIRDSSEVLAMVYLESNRQEIDKDELDISTQDFIFEAIWDDDHIAFQQSIKQENTSNHAKLNGEVHFLYDTTVVHFEPSDLQVLENAWYFSDSNKLVVTDQEFLFDRFSLYNRSGSSADSVQEISLFGSLSQDPEKTLTLSVNKFQVANLNPLLKRNYQGEINGFLDIQNVFRDTEDSTQQLMLDSEFSIDDFSINNFQVGKIISLADWDNVEKKLKLNLMVNRDGERIISVNGGYKPQLENNKLDLKAHFQNANINILEPYFDDYFSDFKGTADGDFNISGTPDYPILMGQGIIQNGSIKINYLNTSYSFDGDIFFDENTIGVKDLALFDHRNNKAVFNGGIFHDGFTNYVIDLNGDLNNVQVLNTGFRDNDLFYGKGYATGKVNLLGALENMNITARVSTQKGTKIFIPIESIEDAQQSDFITFISREESQANADTTNKVTATGLNLDLEIDITPDAYGELIFDIKTGDIIRGRGNGQLQMLLSSAGDFSMFGDITFLEGGYNFTLYNIINKEFQIEPGSTISWLGDPYGGILDIDATYRQLASLSPLINDEEIKKLDEIRRKYDAIVKMNLTGNLMAPDIGFDIDVKDYPENNIYLQAAVETLKNSALYGREELKRQVFSLIVLRRFSELGSFDGGGGNLVSSSVSELLSNQFSYWLSQVDENLEIDVDLGTFDEDRFNTFQLRLSYTFFDGRLRVTRDGGFTNVNNEADAASVIGDVTLEYLLTQNGKYRVKVYNRNNFNSLLNNLGTAYNTTQGISLMHIESFNKVKELFSEARRKALDEDKLENQQVQDSTRLEPAGNAPISRSDSLRKIYPKR, encoded by the coding sequence GTGAGCTTGTTCGTTTTATTGTCTTTGCTGGTCATCACCATCCAGATCCCCTATGTACAGACCAGAATCGTTAACAGGCTTACCAAGGAGATTACAGAAAAGACCGGATTCCGTACCGAAATTGATAAGGTTAATATCAAGTGGTTTGACACCATAGTGCTGGACGAAGTACTAGTGGTTGATGATGATGATATTCCGATGATCTTTGTAGATGAGATTGCTATTGACTTTGACATTCGCACGCTTATAGACGGTCGTAATATCTACCTTAGTGAGGCCCATTTACAAGGAGGCCAGGTGAACCTTATCAAAAGTGAAAAGGACAGTACACTCAACATGACTCGTTTTATTGAGAATGTCCGCAGTATCTTTAAAAAGAGAGGAAGCAAACAGTCTACCGAACCTCCAGTATTTACTATTTCCGATGTGCATTTGCGACAAATGAAGTTCAGTTATTCTGATCTGGCAAAATCGCCCATCACTGATGCATTTGATTACAATCATTTTGAGTTACAGGAAATACAGGGAGACGTTGAAGACTTTAGAGTAGTATCCGACACACTGGAGCTAATGGTCAACCATTTACAGTGTATAGAACCAGTACATCAGTTTAAGGTGCACGACTTTATTGGCTTCTATCGGTATACCAATCAGTCTATGACCTTCCAGAATTTTGACCTCTATGCCGGTAGCAGTACTATTCGCGATTCTGTAGTCTTTCACTACGATAACAAAGAAGATCTCAGCTATTTTAATGATAGCATTACAATCAATGCCAGTCTGAAACAAACAGAAGTATACTCTGGCGATTTAGCTTTATTTACCCCTTTTATGGGTCGTTTTGAGGAGTTTTATACCGTTAGCGGAGAGTTTGATGGTCAGGTGAGTAATTTTTCTGTAAAGAACTTTATACTGGACTATGGCGCACGTAGCCATCTGGCAGGAGAAGTGAGTTTTGATGGCTTGCCAAACATCAAAGAAACTTTTATAGATCTGAGCCTGAAAGATGCCCTGATAGATACACGAGACCTGAAGCAGTACATCAATAATCAGGAAGCGTTTGAAAATGTCCGAAAGTTTGGAGATGTCAGTTTCAGGGGTGATTTTTTAGGGTTTCCTAACGATTTTGTAGCTAATGGGGAAGCTGAAACTGACCTGGGAGGCATTGTTTCTGATATTAACCTTAAAGTAGATAAAACACCTATCTACTCAGGTAGCCTGGCCCTGAATGATTTTAAGCTTGGCGTTTTCAGTCCGGAGCCGGGCCTGCTGAACCAAACCACATTCAAAGGAACGATTAATGGTGAAGGCCTGAGTGTGGACGATGCTAATTTCAAGCTGGATGCACGCTTTAAGTATCTGGATGTAAATCGCTATCGCTACAAAAATATCAATACCAATGCCCGTTTTGCCAAATCACTTTTTGAAGGTAAACTTAAAATTAAAGATCCCAATCTTAAGTTTGCCCTTAACGGTACAGTAGACCTCCGAGGAAGCCGAGAGAATATTATTTTGGATGCTCAACTGGATACAGCTTTTCTCAAACCGCTTAATCTAAGCGATGAAGAACTGTTCTTTAGTACCAAGCTTTCTACCAATACCAAAGGTTTTAAAGTGGATGACCTGGTAGGTAATGCTTCTTTCAGTCAGCTATTTGTTTCCTATCAGGATAGAAACGTATTGATTGATACCCTCTCATTTATTTCTGCTAAGGGAGATCAGGAGCGAACTTTCAGACTGTATTCTGACAAACTGGACGCTAGCCTAAGTGGTAATTATGATTTTTCTGTACTGGGAAAAGATATAAAGGAACTGATACAGGAGTACAAACTGATCTTTTATAATGATGCCGAGCGCCTGCAAGCTTTTTACAAAGACAAAAAAGTAAAGAATGTAGAAGACTATAAGGACGAGCGCTATGAACTTTATTATAGTTTCTCAATGGAGGATGTTAACCCTCTAATACAGCTCTTTGATCCTAAAATCAGCATATCCAATCATACTCAACTAGACGGAAAATTTACGGGTGGTTACACCAACATTATTTCTTTACATTCCAAAATTGACTCTATCTGGTATGATAACAGCCTGATGCTGGAGAACCAGATTGATATTACTACTTCTAAGATACGGGATAGCTCAGAGGTACTGGCAATGGTCTATCTGGAGTCAAACCGTCAGGAGATTGATAAAGATGAGCTGGACATAAGTACTCAAGATTTTATTTTTGAAGCCATCTGGGACGATGATCACATTGCCTTCCAGCAGAGTATCAAGCAGGAAAACACCTCAAATCATGCTAAACTAAATGGCGAAGTACACTTTCTGTACGACACTACAGTAGTACACTTTGAGCCCTCCGACTTGCAGGTACTGGAAAACGCATGGTATTTTTCAGATAGTAATAAGCTGGTAGTTACTGATCAGGAGTTTTTATTTGATCGTTTTTCGCTTTACAACCGTAGCGGCAGCAGCGCCGATAGCGTGCAGGAGATTTCATTGTTTGGCTCACTTTCTCAAGATCCGGAAAAAACTTTGACACTAAGCGTTAATAAGTTTCAGGTAGCCAACCTTAACCCTTTGCTAAAGCGCAACTATCAGGGAGAAATTAATGGTTTTCTGGATATACAGAATGTTTTCAGAGATACGGAAGACAGCACCCAGCAGCTCATGCTAGACAGTGAGTTTTCAATAGATGATTTTAGTATCAACAACTTTCAGGTAGGTAAAATTATAAGCCTGGCCGACTGGGATAATGTGGAAAAGAAGCTAAAGCTCAACCTTATGGTTAACCGTGATGGAGAGCGGATTATCTCTGTAAACGGAGGCTACAAACCACAGCTAGAAAATAATAAGCTAGACCTGAAAGCTCATTTTCAGAATGCGAACATTAACATTCTGGAGCCCTATTTTGATGATTACTTCTCTGATTTTAAGGGTACTGCTGATGGTGACTTCAATATATCTGGCACGCCGGATTACCCTATTCTTATGGGGCAGGGCATTATTCAGAATGGTAGTATTAAAATAAACTATCTCAATACAAGCTATAGTTTTGATGGCGATATCTTCTTTGATGAAAACACTATAGGAGTAAAAGACCTCGCTCTTTTTGACCATCGTAATAATAAAGCAGTATTTAATGGCGGTATTTTCCACGACGGGTTTACCAATTACGTCATTGACCTGAATGGTGACCTAAATAATGTACAGGTGCTCAATACCGGCTTTCGCGACAACGACCTTTTTTATGGTAAAGGATATGCTACCGGAAAAGTAAACCTGTTGGGAGCTCTGGAAAACATGAATATTACAGCCCGGGTGAGCACTCAGAAAGGCACCAAGATTTTCATCCCCATTGAGAGTATTGAAGATGCTCAACAATCTGACTTTATCACTTTTATCAGCCGAGAAGAAAGTCAGGCCAATGCAGATACAACCAATAAGGTTACGGCCACAGGACTAAACCTTGATCTGGAGATTGATATTACGCCTGACGCTTACGGAGAGCTGATATTTGACATAAAAACCGGTGATATAATTCGTGGGCGCGGCAATGGGCAATTGCAGATGCTCCTTTCTTCGGCTGGAGACTTTAGTATGTTTGGTGATATTACTTTTCTGGAGGGTGGCTATAATTTTACGCTTTACAACATCATTAACAAAGAATTTCAGATTGAACCGGGCAGTACCATTTCCTGGTTAGGAGACCCATATGGTGGTATACTGGATATCGACGCAACTTATCGGCAATTGGCTTCTCTTTCTCCACTTATTAACGACGAAGAGATTAAGAAGCTGGACGAAATACGTCGAAAGTATGATGCAATTGTAAAGATGAACCTTACGGGTAATCTTATGGCTCCGGATATTGGCTTTGATATAGACGTTAAAGATTATCCGGAAAACAACATATATCTGCAAGCAGCGGTAGAAACGCTTAAAAATAGTGCCCTTTATGGAAGAGAGGAGCTAAAACGACAGGTATTTAGCCTTATCGTACTGAGGCGCTTTTCTGAACTGGGCTCTTTTGATGGTGGCGGTGGCAATTTGGTAAGCAGTAGTGTTAGTGAGTTGCTTTCCAATCAGTTTAGTTACTGGCTAAGCCAGGTTGACGAAAACCTGGAAATAGACGTAGATTTGGGCACATTTGACGAAGACCGTTTCAATACCTTTCAGCTAAGACTTTCTTATACCTTTTTTGACGGACGCCTGAGAGTTACTCGCGATGGAGGCTTTACCAATGTAAATAACGAAGCTGATGCTGCCAGTGTCATTGGAGATGTTACCTTAGAATACCTTCTGACCCAAAATGGAAAGTACAGGGTAAAAGTGTATAATCGAAACAACTTCAACAGCCTGCTCAACAATTTGGGCACAGCTTACAATACCACTCAGGGTATCAGCCTGATGCACATAGAAAGCTTTAATAAGGTAAAAGAGTTATTTTCTGAAGCCAGAAGAAAGGCGCTGGACGAGGATAAATTAGAAAACCAGCAGGTTCAGGATAGTACCCGATTAGAACCTGCTGGCAATGCTCCAATTTCGCGTTCGGATAGTTTGAGAAAAATATACCCTAAAAGATAA
- the tsaD gene encoding tRNA (adenosine(37)-N6)-threonylcarbamoyltransferase complex transferase subunit TsaD has translation MNYSRHTFKEPATVNILAVESSCDDTSAAVIQNGKILSNIVASQSVHEKYGGVVPELASRAHQQNIVPVIHQALSEANIAKSMLTAVAFTRGPGLLGSLLVGASFIKSMAYALDLPLLGVDHMQAHILAHFIDDPQPQFPFICLTVSGGHTQIVKVNSHLDMEVLGETQDDAVGEAFDKCAKLMGLPYPGGPYIDQLAQAGNSERFSFPATRMPDLHYSFSGIKTAFLNFLKKNERMSPDFIEENKADIAASLQSTLIQMLLEKLRMAAQETGIKEIAIAGGVSANKGLRNALKEEAEKYDWNVYLPKMEYCTDNAAMIAMTAYYQYQAGKFLDLRADPDARLHFMG, from the coding sequence ATGAATTATTCCAGACATACATTCAAAGAACCTGCAACAGTTAATATATTGGCAGTAGAGTCATCATGTGATGATACTTCTGCTGCTGTAATACAAAACGGAAAGATATTAAGCAACATTGTAGCATCTCAATCAGTTCATGAAAAATATGGGGGAGTAGTTCCCGAATTAGCCTCACGCGCCCATCAACAAAATATTGTGCCGGTAATTCATCAAGCTCTATCCGAGGCAAATATAGCAAAAAGTATGCTTACTGCTGTCGCATTTACCCGTGGACCCGGTCTTTTAGGTTCACTTTTAGTTGGGGCATCATTTATTAAGTCAATGGCTTATGCTCTGGATTTGCCACTGCTGGGTGTAGACCACATGCAGGCACATATACTTGCCCACTTTATTGATGACCCTCAGCCTCAATTTCCCTTTATCTGCCTTACCGTTAGCGGTGGGCATACACAGATTGTAAAGGTAAACAGTCATTTGGATATGGAGGTACTGGGAGAAACACAGGACGATGCAGTAGGAGAGGCTTTTGATAAATGTGCCAAGCTGATGGGACTACCGTACCCCGGAGGCCCTTACATAGACCAATTAGCGCAGGCAGGCAATTCTGAGCGCTTTAGCTTTCCGGCTACCCGTATGCCTGATTTGCATTATTCATTTAGCGGTATTAAAACTGCTTTTCTCAATTTTCTGAAGAAAAACGAAAGAATGTCACCAGATTTTATAGAAGAGAATAAAGCTGATATAGCAGCCAGTTTACAGTCTACGCTTATTCAAATGCTTCTGGAAAAACTTAGGATGGCGGCACAGGAGACAGGTATCAAAGAGATTGCCATTGCCGGAGGTGTTTCTGCCAACAAAGGATTACGGAATGCCCTAAAAGAAGAGGCCGAAAAATATGACTGGAATGTATACCTTCCAAAAATGGAATACTGCACTGATAATGCTGCCATGATTGCCATGACAGCCTATTATCAGTATCAAGCAGGCAAATTTCT